The DNA segment GCTTATGATCGCAAAATACTTCAGTTTTTCCGAATTTTTCATTGAATTCTTTCCCTCTGAAATGAATTTCCGATAGGTACTTGAAAGGATCGACCCGCTTCGCCCACTGTCAAGTTGGATTTGGAAACGAGAAGCCACAGATACCATTCGAATTTTGATTTGGAATTCGGTACAAACGGGGAATTCCGTTGCACCTTTATCGTTAGACCTGAAAAAGAAAAAAGAGTTTCCACGATTTGAAAACGATGTGAAAAAATGGAACGACTTTTCTTTATGGTTTAAAAAATCCTTAGAATCGAGTTCCCGATTTTTTTTTCAGATTCTCTTTTGCATTTTTATATTTCTGAATGGCTCGTTCCACAACTTGTAAGGAATCGGTGTCCAAAACTTCGATCGGAACGATTTCCTCGTCGGCCTCAACTTTTAAAATCGCCAAGTCTAATTTTTTATCCAGACCGATGATCTTGGCTTCGTAACGTTTTCCTGATTTCAGTTTTATACTCAGCTGATCATAAGAGCGGATAACGTGTTCGTTTGTGAGAATATAACCGAGCTGATTGACGACGATTCCGCTGCCGAGAGTCACCTCTATCTTTTCGGTTTTCGCAGTTCCTTTATGATGGGCGATCTGCGCCGCGGAATTTTTTTCGGAAGTGATCAAAACTCCACTCGCGGAAGAATTCGGATAGATATCTTCGTAGATATGATGGATTTTAACCCGATCTCCGGAAGAGAAAAGTCTTCCGTTCTTTTTTTCTTCCGTTGGTTTCGTTCCTTTCGGGGAAACGTCCGCACAAAAAAGAAAGCTAAACTGAAAAAGCAGAAAGGATCCGATCGATAGACAAGTGCGAAAATAATTCTTTATGGGGGAATTTTTACTGGATTCTTCCTTTTCAATCAAATCCATGTAAATATGAAGAACGCTTTATTCATCGCTGTCAAGATTGAATTGGAAAATGTAGAATGAGGAATGAAAATCCACTCTTCATCGTATTTGAAGGAATCGACGGAAGCGGAAAATCCACGCTTTGCAAATCCGTGACCGAACTTCTTCTCAAAAAAGAAATTCCTGCCGTAGCTTTTACGGAACCGACTCATTTGGAAACCGGAAAGATTCTCCGAAAATTCTTAAGAGGAGAAATCGATCTGAATGAAAATCAACAGATCGAAGCTTTCCTCGCCGATAGAGAAGAATCCTTAAAACAAAACATCCTACCTTCTCTTTGCGAAGGTAAGAATGTTTTGCTCGATCGTTATCTATATTCCACCGCGGCTTATCAAAGTGGAGCGAATTTTTCTCCGGAAGATATTCTAAAAAAGAATTTAGAAAAAAATTTTAAAATTCCCGATCTTCTTTTTTATTTGGATCTCAAACCGAAAGTTGCCTTGGAACGATTGAGTCGAAGAAAAGGGGAAAAAGAAAGATTTGAGACTTTAGTTCAGTTGGAAAAAATTCACGCCGCGTATGAGAAAATTCTTCCTAAGAACACGATTTACATCAACGCGGAAAACGGCCCGGATCAAATCGCTTTGGAATGTTTTCGCATTTTTCTTCAAAGACGGAACGGTTGATTTCAATCAACGGGTTTCCGCGGGAAGTCCTTTGAAAGCGGCCTCGTGACGATCGGCTTGGCGTTCCAATGATTCCGCCATTTTATTTAATCTTTCTTTGCGAACCTGTGCTTGGAGAAATTTTTCTCCTCTGGAAAGTTTTGCCAACTCCCTGAGTTCATTTGCCCGATTGCGTTTTGCAATCGCAGTCGCCTTGAGATAATTTCCAACCGCTTGTTTTTGAGCGACAGTCACTGCGCTTTCCACAAGAGCTTTTTCCAGAAGTCTTTCCTCTTCTTCCTCACTCACGGAAAAAACGGGAGAATCGATTCCGAGGACAAATAATAACGATACAAAGGAAACAATCCTTCTGAAGAAAATTAAATCAAATCGAATTGGAAAAGAAACCTGCATCTCAACCTCTGAAGGAGAGGATTTTATACCTAATTCCTTTTTCAAGGACTTTCCCTGTTTAAAGCGGTTGGATCTTGTTTTGGATTTGCATTTGACAACTCGCGCCTCTCGAAAAGACTCACTTGTAAAGCGTACCTATAGCTCAATGGATAGAGTACAGGCCTCCGGAGCCTGGGGTCCGGGTTCGAGTCCCGGTAGGTACATTGCGACCCATAGAGAGCAATGTAGCTTGAGGTAGCGAAGCGCAACCGAAAGTTCTCAGCGAAGCTGAGAAACCCACATATCGTTTTCAATTCACTTAATTTAAATCAGTATAATAACTCAGCAGATTTCTCTCTATGGGTCGAAATCTATGTAACGGCGAGTCCAATCATTTTATACTCACTCATCGAGGGTCACTTTGTGGATGGATTGGCGGCAGCAACGCGTGCTATGATCTCGTCGAAACATCGTAAGGAAACGTGACTGATATCCTGGAAGTATTTACATTTGGTAGGATTTTTTTTGTCTAAATCCACAAGCGGAACATTATATTCGGTAGCAATATCATAGATTCGATCATTAAAAACCCGATCTAAGTCGTATTTTTGATAGATTTTATGCAATTCGGGATGAGCCCGTGGAATCCACAAAACGATAGGAATATTTTTTGATTTCGCCTTAACGATCATATTTCTTAAGAAAACGATCATATCCTCATTGAATGAATAACTCGTATAAAACTCTTTATCAAGAACTTTTGCGGCAAGATCGTATTTCACATAACGTTCGGCTTCGTTCGTAAATTGAAAATCTTCGGGAAAGTCGTTAAAATCCTTCTCTGTATAGACACGATTTACTTTTTCCTTGCTCGCGTCCTCAATCGTGTTCATAATGACTTCCGTAGTTAACCCGCCAAATTGTTTGAACAACGGATTTTCCTGATCTTTACCGGATAACTTTTTCTTCATCGTGGATAGGGAAAGTTTGTAACGATAGCTCGCGAAAAGTCTAGAAACCGCGATCTCGTAGGTGATCTTGCCGGGAATTTCATTCAAATGTTTGAGGGCGAACAGAAGCGGAATTCCCTCCACGATGGCGCTTTGGGTATAGCGACTATTCCGATTAAAAGAAAAGGATGAAAGTTCTATCGTTAGCAGATCAGGAACATAGCCTCGATCCAAGAGCTGGGAAAATCTGGTAAAGTAAATGGACGGATTAGAGCCAACCGCTGCAAATGCATGAACATCATATTTTCCAAGCAATTCTCGTTGTTCGGAATTTAAAAACGGATCCACTGCGATGTTTTTTTCCACAGGCATCGAAAAACCGAAGGACCGCGAGGTTCCGAAATTCCAGAGAGTCTTTTTTCCGCTTTTGGATTCCAGATGTTTCGGTTCCATGTCGGAAAGAGTTTCCACATACGGATTCCCCGGAAGGACACTCGTAATCGAATGTCTCACGTCCGGAATCATAACGATCTTATCGAAAGCGAAAAATAAAAGGAATAAAAACTGAATCTTATACTTTCTCATAGATATCCGTTAAAATTGAAAATAAATAAATGGGACGGATTTCGAAGATAAGGTAACCGCGACAATCGCCACCAACATACCAAGCGCCGGTATTAGAACTTTCCGTTTTTTAAACTGCAACCCTTTCCGAGAATGCGGAAGGTATTCATATACATGCAATAGAATCGCCAATATGAAAAAATTGGTTAGAGAATGAATACCCGCCAGCTCCGTTCCGCCGGTTGTAAATAAATTTCGAATGATCGCAAATGCTTTTGCCACACTATCGGCGCGGAAAAAAATCCAGGCAAAACAAACCAAATGGAACACGAATACCGAATAAAGAATCTTTGGAATCATAGAAAACTTCTGAATCCATTCCGAAAGAAACTTTCTTTCGAGGACCAAATACAAACCATGGAGGCCTCCCCAAATTAAAAACGTGTAGTTCGCCCCATGCCATAATCCACCTAAGATCATAGTAATCATAAGATTTACATATGTTTTGACGTTCCCTACCCGATTTCCTCCAAGAGGGATATATAAATAATCCCGCAACCAAGTTGACAGAGTGATATGCCATCGCCTCCAAAAATCGCTAAAGGAAGAAGCCAAGTAAGGAGCCTTAAAGTTAGCCGGAATATTGATTCCAAGCATCAAGGACAATCCTCGCGCAATATCCGTATAACCGGCAAAATCACAGTAGATCTGAATCGCAAAACCGTAAACCGCGACAACGCTGCTTATTGCGTTATACTCGGAAGGGTTTTGAAACAGCGGATCAATGACCGGAGAAATATTATCTGCAACGATCACCTTCTTTGCCACACCCAGCAGAAGTAAAACCATTCCTGAATTGTTAGCCAGTTCTGAAAAACGGCGTTTCTTGTTTACTTGAATCAAAAAATGATCATGACGCATAATCGGCCCGGCAACCAGCTGCGGAAAGAAAAGAATGAATAAGAGAAAATTTTCATAAGAAACCTCCTCCGTAACCTTTCCCTTATATTCGTCAATTTGGAACGCAAGTATCTGAAACGTATAAAAACTGATCGCAAGCGGAAGAACGATCGTCTGGATTCCTAAGCCGTTCTTTAGCAAAGAGGCTGCGTCAAAAGAAAAAAGATCGAACGTCATGTTGGAAAAGAAATAGAAATATTTGAAAATTATTAAATTCAAAAAATTCAAAAAAACAACGTAGGCAATAAGAGATTTAGAATATCGACCCTTATATTTATAATAAACCCAATAGTTTAATGAAACGATCCCCACGAAATGAAGTAAAAAGATCGGACTCCAGTATCCGTAAAAAATCATGGACCCGATCAAAAGGGATCTTCTTTTTACCGAGTCGTTGAAATACCAGTATATTAAATGAAGACATAGAAAGAAAATGACGAAGATTGCAGAATTAAAAACCATTCAAGTAAATCCGTTTATTGATAGATATCCTTATTCTGAAACTTACCAGGATTCCACTCATCTTGCCGTTTCATACTCTTTTTCGTACAACATCTTTGTTTTTTATGAGAATATATGCGGCTCTAATTTCTATTTTTTCATCCTTTGATTCAAGTGAGGAATGGCGAATATAAACCAAGGATGACCCACAAAATAAATTTCTAATACAACATACGACCGTAACGTTTAGAAAGCTCTTGAAACGTTTCTTTTGACGTCAGATGGTTTGATCCAGATAATCTTCTTCATAGATTTCGTAGATACTTTTGTTTTTTGAAACGGGCATCTTATTCAAGAAAGAATCCTCATAGAATGCAGTTCAGACGATAATTTATCAAGAAGAAATGATCGCCAGTTTGCGCGCCAAGCAAGGGGAATGCAATCCCCAAAAGATGCGGCCCAAGCGGATTTGTTTCATCTCGAATCATAAACGAGTCTTAAACTTCGAAGCTTTCAATCATATTCTAATTTTATCAT comes from the Leptospira sp. WS92.C1 genome and includes:
- a CDS encoding S1C family serine protease, which translates into the protein MDLIEKEESSKNSPIKNYFRTCLSIGSFLLFQFSFLFCADVSPKGTKPTEEKKNGRLFSSGDRVKIHHIYEDIYPNSSASGVLITSEKNSAAQIAHHKGTAKTEKIEVTLGSGIVVNQLGYILTNEHVIRSYDQLSIKLKSGKRYEAKIIGLDKKLDLAILKVEADEEIVPIEVLDTDSLQVVERAIQKYKNAKENLKKKSGTRF
- the tmk gene encoding dTMP kinase, yielding MRNENPLFIVFEGIDGSGKSTLCKSVTELLLKKEIPAVAFTEPTHLETGKILRKFLRGEIDLNENQQIEAFLADREESLKQNILPSLCEGKNVLLDRYLYSTAAYQSGANFSPEDILKKNLEKNFKIPDLLFYLDLKPKVALERLSRRKGEKERFETLVQLEKIHAAYEKILPKNTIYINAENGPDQIALECFRIFLQRRNG
- a CDS encoding DUF1574 family protein is translated as MRKYKIQFLFLLFFAFDKIVMIPDVRHSITSVLPGNPYVETLSDMEPKHLESKSGKKTLWNFGTSRSFGFSMPVEKNIAVDPFLNSEQRELLGKYDVHAFAAVGSNPSIYFTRFSQLLDRGYVPDLLTIELSSFSFNRNSRYTQSAIVEGIPLLFALKHLNEIPGKITYEIAVSRLFASYRYKLSLSTMKKKLSGKDQENPLFKQFGGLTTEVIMNTIEDASKEKVNRVYTEKDFNDFPEDFQFTNEAERYVKYDLAAKVLDKEFYTSYSFNEDMIVFLRNMIVKAKSKNIPIVLWIPRAHPELHKIYQKYDLDRVFNDRIYDIATEYNVPLVDLDKKNPTKCKYFQDISHVSLRCFDEIIARVAAANPSTK
- a CDS encoding MBOAT family protein, coding for MLKNGLGIQTIVLPLAISFYTFQILAFQIDEYKGKVTEEVSYENFLLFILFFPQLVAGPIMRHDHFLIQVNKKRRFSELANNSGMVLLLLGVAKKVIVADNISPVIDPLFQNPSEYNAISSVVAVYGFAIQIYCDFAGYTDIARGLSLMLGINIPANFKAPYLASSFSDFWRRWHITLSTWLRDYLYIPLGGNRVGNVKTYVNLMITMILGGLWHGANYTFLIWGGLHGLYLVLERKFLSEWIQKFSMIPKILYSVFVFHLVCFAWIFFRADSVAKAFAIIRNLFTTGGTELAGIHSLTNFFILAILLHVYEYLPHSRKGLQFKKRKVLIPALGMLVAIVAVTLSSKSVPFIYFQF